The following coding sequences lie in one Peribacillus frigoritolerans genomic window:
- a CDS encoding cobyrinate a,c-diamide synthase has product MNDRRLVIAGTGSGVGKTTLTIGIMAALQKKGYTVQGFKCGPDYIDPTYHTAVTGRVSRNLDSWMFEHDTVREILNKAGAGADISIIEGVMGFFDGKSPLSNTGSTAEISIITQSPVLLVVNCASMARSAAAIVKGFQDFSIGPNIIGVIANQVGSAGHYKIVKSAIEQECNVPVLGYMKREMDIDIPSRHLGLIPAIERGELNPFFDKLAQLVMETIDIDQLYRLSKTSSVTSGNSNIFQPKNEKDVCIAVAKDAAFNFYYQENLELLEAFGANIKYFSPLKGEEVPLDADGLYLGGGFPEEFAAELSGNMGAIKSIRSSIEKGMPTLAECGGFMFLSKSIETTSGETHQMAGMIPGRIKMQKKLAALGYREIKGTPGNFLINDMEQAKGHEFHYSTFEADDDLTHAYEAKGRFGSKQEGCVLGNLVAGYTHFHFASNPTLAKNWINACLKQKNRSAHETIN; this is encoded by the coding sequence ATGAATGATAGAAGATTGGTAATTGCAGGTACCGGAAGCGGTGTCGGTAAAACGACATTGACCATCGGAATCATGGCAGCCCTCCAGAAGAAAGGCTATACCGTTCAAGGGTTCAAATGTGGTCCTGACTATATTGATCCTACTTATCATACTGCAGTTACAGGACGGGTTTCACGCAATCTTGACAGTTGGATGTTTGAACATGACACTGTTCGAGAAATTCTTAACAAAGCAGGTGCCGGAGCTGATATATCGATCATCGAAGGAGTCATGGGCTTCTTCGATGGCAAAAGCCCTTTATCCAATACAGGTTCGACGGCTGAAATCAGCATCATTACGCAAAGTCCTGTCCTGTTGGTAGTCAACTGTGCCAGCATGGCCCGGAGTGCAGCAGCCATTGTAAAAGGGTTTCAGGACTTTTCGATTGGCCCGAACATCATTGGGGTCATTGCCAATCAAGTGGGAAGTGCAGGTCATTACAAAATTGTCAAATCAGCCATTGAGCAAGAATGCAATGTACCGGTGCTCGGTTATATGAAGCGGGAAATGGATATTGATATTCCAAGCCGTCATTTAGGTTTAATTCCTGCTATTGAACGCGGTGAACTTAACCCTTTTTTCGACAAGCTTGCACAATTGGTCATGGAAACGATCGATATCGATCAGTTGTACCGTTTGTCCAAGACAAGCTCCGTTACCAGCGGAAACTCAAATATTTTTCAACCCAAAAATGAAAAGGACGTGTGCATTGCCGTCGCAAAAGATGCAGCCTTCAATTTTTATTATCAGGAAAACCTTGAGCTGCTTGAAGCATTTGGGGCGAACATCAAATATTTTTCTCCTTTAAAAGGGGAAGAAGTTCCATTGGATGCCGATGGTTTATACCTTGGTGGCGGTTTTCCTGAGGAATTTGCAGCTGAACTTTCCGGTAACATGGGTGCCATAAAATCCATCAGAAGCTCCATTGAAAAGGGGATGCCGACTCTAGCGGAATGTGGCGGTTTCATGTTTTTGAGCAAATCGATTGAAACAACTTCCGGAGAAACGCATCAAATGGCAGGAATGATACCGGGCAGGATTAAAATGCAGAAAAAGCTTGCAGCACTTGGGTATCGTGAAATTAAAGGAACTCCAGGCAATTTTTTAATCAATGATATGGAGCAGGCAAAAGGTCATGAATTCCACTACTCGACATTTGAAGCGGATGATGATCTTACACATGCTTATGAAGCCAAAGGCAGATTCGGTTCGAAACAAGAGGGGTGTGTATTGGGCAATCTTGTTGCAGGTTATACTCACTTTCATTTTGCTTCAAATCCAACACTAGCAAAGAACTGGATCAATGCTTGCTTAAAACAAAAAAACAGATCTGCCCATGAAACTATCAACTAG
- the cobA gene encoding uroporphyrinogen-III C-methyltransferase: MKPGKVHLVGAGPGDPKLITVYGLECIQKADVIAYDRLVNPELLNYAKEDAELVYCGKSPGKHHLIQNEIHELLVEKALQGKNVTRLKGGDPFVFGRGGEEAEILAANGIEYDIVPGITAGIAAPAYAGIPVTHREHASSYAIVTGHGRDYKGQDNLNWQALAQGIDTIAFYMGIGNMPFICEKLMEHGRDGKTPVAIIEWGTTDKQRTITGTLSSISLKAITEEIQNPSIFLVGDVVQLREKIQWFERVIESESIKEGNELECPSFKN, from the coding sequence ATGAAACCGGGAAAAGTTCACCTGGTCGGTGCGGGTCCCGGAGATCCGAAACTGATTACGGTATATGGACTGGAATGTATCCAAAAGGCGGATGTCATTGCATATGACAGGCTTGTCAATCCAGAACTATTAAACTATGCAAAAGAAGATGCAGAACTGGTGTATTGCGGGAAATCACCAGGGAAGCATCATCTCATTCAAAATGAAATACATGAACTTTTAGTGGAAAAAGCCTTACAGGGGAAAAACGTCACCCGTCTAAAGGGTGGAGATCCATTTGTCTTTGGGCGGGGCGGTGAGGAAGCGGAAATACTGGCTGCTAACGGGATTGAATATGATATCGTCCCAGGAATCACAGCGGGTATCGCAGCACCGGCTTATGCGGGCATCCCGGTAACCCACCGTGAACATGCCTCAAGTTATGCAATTGTGACAGGCCATGGCCGTGATTACAAGGGGCAGGATAACCTGAATTGGCAGGCATTGGCTCAAGGCATCGATACCATTGCCTTTTATATGGGAATAGGTAATATGCCGTTCATCTGTGAAAAATTGATGGAGCATGGCAGGGACGGTAAAACGCCAGTGGCCATCATTGAATGGGGTACGACAGATAAACAAAGGACGATTACCGGCACCTTAAGTTCGATTTCCTTGAAGGCTATAACAGAAGAAATTCAAAATCCGTCAATCTTTCTAGTTGGGGATGTCGTCCAATTAAGAGAAAAAATCCAATGGTTTGAAAGAGTGATTGAATCAGAGTCCATTAAGGAAGGGAATGAGTTGGAATGTCCATCATTCAAGAATTGA
- a CDS encoding nitroreductase family protein gives MSIIQELKERRAIRNYEEKEVEDEKIRQLLEAATYAPNDRLREPWSFYVIKGEAKHRYERLAERYLHERFPTKPKLIDSSLEVVKTTPLIIVVTSDILPDDPDSSEDNVFASCCAVHSMWLAAKELGLGFVWRTRGVGLVRDERLHEFIGSPENKKVIGTIFVGYPKGDQPVPATKRTSYIEKTVWL, from the coding sequence ATGTCCATCATTCAAGAATTGAAGGAGCGCCGGGCAATAAGGAATTACGAAGAAAAAGAAGTGGAAGACGAAAAAATCAGGCAGTTATTGGAAGCGGCTACCTATGCTCCTAATGACCGATTGCGTGAACCTTGGAGTTTTTATGTTATCAAGGGGGAAGCGAAGCACCGTTATGAGAGATTGGCAGAAAGGTATTTACATGAACGCTTTCCGACCAAACCAAAATTGATTGACAGTTCACTGGAAGTTGTAAAGACGACACCGCTTATCATTGTCGTGACTTCTGACATTTTACCTGACGATCCAGATTCATCCGAAGACAATGTATTCGCTTCTTGTTGTGCCGTCCATTCGATGTGGCTAGCCGCAAAAGAACTTGGTCTTGGATTCGTTTGGCGCACTAGAGGAGTGGGTCTTGTCAGGGATGAACGCCTGCACGAATTTATCGGTTCACCGGAAAACAAAAAAGTGATCGGCACCATTTTTGTCGGATACCCTAAAGGCGATCAACCGGTTCCTGCTACTAAAAGGACTTCATACATAGAAAAAACAGTTTGGCTATGA
- a CDS encoding cob(I)yrinic acid a,c-diamide adenosyltransferase, protein MARRGLMLIYTGNGKGKTTASLGVTLRAIGRGMTVKYLQFIKSPERTYGEALALRKLGVEMEQLGIGFTWTKTPEEHRDALSLAWEKAKRALADTDIDLLVLDELNNALAISKFPIEDVLPLEEVIDAIRNRPAHMHIVITGRDARPELMEMADLVSSIDATKHYYDEGIGAVKGLEF, encoded by the coding sequence GTGGCACGCAGAGGATTAATGCTTATTTATACGGGAAACGGGAAGGGGAAGACGACTGCCTCATTAGGGGTGACTTTAAGGGCAATCGGCAGAGGAATGACTGTTAAATACCTTCAGTTCATTAAATCTCCAGAGCGTACTTATGGGGAAGCATTGGCTTTGAGAAAATTAGGAGTTGAAATGGAACAGTTAGGTATTGGTTTTACATGGACCAAAACACCAGAAGAACATCGTGATGCCTTATCGTTAGCTTGGGAAAAGGCGAAACGGGCCCTTGCTGATACGGATATTGATTTACTTGTTTTGGATGAGTTGAACAATGCGTTAGCGATCTCCAAATTCCCGATTGAAGATGTCTTGCCATTGGAGGAAGTCATCGATGCCATTCGAAATCGTCCCGCTCATATGCATATAGTCATTACCGGCAGGGATGCCAGGCCGGAGCTTATGGAAATGGCGGATTTGGTTTCATCGATCGACGCGACCAAGCATTATTATGACGAGGGTATCGGCGCTGTCAAAGGATTAGAGTTTTAG
- a CDS encoding cobyric acid synthase, whose protein sequence is MKARSIMIQGTSSDVGKSLICTAFCRVFSNKGLRVVPFKSQNMALNSYVTLDGGEIGRAQGVQAEAARITATTDMNPILLKPKQDMVSEVIVHGKHFLDMNAKSYRSQFVQEAMPIIRKSVEKLQDEYDIIVLEGAGSPAEINLKDRDIANMRMAKLADAAVILVADIDRGGVFASIIGTLALLDQDERDSVKGIIINKFRGMRELLDDGIEWLEKETGIPVLGVLPYLEVNIEAEDSLALSSLRFKKPKKAEFPIDVAVLRFPRISNFTDVDPFFDEPGVGVRLVSSVHELGNPDLLILPGTKNTMEDLEWLKRMGLDRAINELRKQGTMIFGICGGFQMLGTKLFDPDAVEGDGENAEGLSLLPVETIFQAEKKTVQMEGVLSSGIMEGQMNLNGFEIHLGRTTLKSQVRPFLLLKDGREDGAISNDNKVMGTYLHGIFHNRLFTRLLVNQIRRNKGLEEVKENVQSDSERREEAYNLLASHLEENIDMDTIYQWLQLETAES, encoded by the coding sequence ATGAAGGCACGATCCATCATGATACAAGGGACGTCATCTGATGTTGGGAAAAGTTTGATTTGTACGGCATTTTGCCGGGTATTTTCCAATAAAGGATTACGTGTCGTCCCATTCAAATCACAAAACATGGCTTTGAATTCTTATGTAACCTTGGATGGCGGTGAAATCGGACGGGCACAGGGAGTACAGGCGGAAGCAGCACGGATCACGGCAACGACCGATATGAATCCGATATTACTGAAACCGAAACAGGATATGGTTTCGGAAGTCATCGTGCACGGAAAGCATTTCCTTGATATGAATGCAAAAAGCTATCGGTCCCAATTTGTCCAGGAAGCCATGCCCATCATCCGTAAATCGGTGGAAAAACTTCAAGATGAATATGACATCATTGTACTCGAAGGGGCAGGAAGTCCGGCTGAAATTAACCTTAAGGACCGGGATATAGCGAATATGCGAATGGCTAAACTCGCGGATGCAGCTGTCATTTTAGTGGCCGATATTGATCGTGGTGGAGTATTTGCGTCCATTATCGGGACACTTGCCTTATTGGATCAAGATGAACGAGATAGTGTAAAGGGCATCATCATCAATAAATTTCGTGGCATGCGTGAATTATTGGACGATGGCATTGAATGGTTGGAAAAGGAAACCGGGATTCCTGTTCTCGGGGTGCTGCCCTATCTAGAGGTGAATATTGAAGCGGAAGATTCACTTGCCCTCTCTTCCTTACGTTTTAAAAAACCTAAAAAGGCTGAGTTTCCGATCGATGTTGCCGTCTTGAGATTTCCGCGGATCTCCAATTTTACTGATGTGGATCCTTTTTTTGATGAACCCGGAGTAGGTGTCCGCCTGGTAAGCAGTGTACATGAGTTAGGTAATCCCGATCTGCTAATTTTGCCGGGTACAAAAAACACGATGGAAGATTTAGAGTGGTTGAAACGTATGGGATTGGATCGGGCCATCAATGAACTGCGGAAACAAGGAACGATGATATTCGGCATATGCGGCGGTTTTCAAATGCTAGGGACAAAACTTTTTGATCCCGACGCGGTCGAGGGTGACGGTGAGAACGCGGAAGGGCTTTCGCTTCTTCCGGTGGAAACCATTTTTCAAGCAGAAAAGAAAACGGTACAAATGGAAGGTGTCCTTTCTTCCGGGATAATGGAAGGTCAAATGAATCTTAACGGTTTCGAAATACATTTAGGCAGAACGACATTGAAGTCACAAGTAAGGCCCTTTCTTTTATTGAAGGATGGAAGAGAGGATGGAGCCATTTCCAATGACAACAAGGTAATGGGAACATATCTTCATGGGATATTCCATAATCGCTTGTTCACTAGATTACTAGTTAACCAAATTCGACGGAACAAGGGGTTGGAAGAAGTGAAGGAAAACGTTCAAAGCGACTCGGAGCGCAGGGAGGAAGCTTACAATCTCTTGGCTTCCCATTTGGAAGAGAACATTGATATGGATACGATCTATCAATGGCTGCAGCTGGAAACTGCAGAAAGTTGA
- a CDS encoding HU family DNA-binding protein, with product MNKTELVSSVAAQAELTKDDAKKVVDALFETITATLAKEEKIQLVGFGTFEVRDRAARTGRNPQTGEEIQIAASKVPAFKAGKELKEAVK from the coding sequence ATGAATAAAACAGAATTAGTGAGCAGTGTTGCAGCACAAGCTGAACTGACAAAAGACGACGCAAAAAAAGTAGTGGACGCATTGTTTGAAACAATCACTGCTACACTTGCTAAAGAAGAAAAAATCCAATTAGTTGGTTTTGGTACATTTGAAGTGCGTGACCGCGCTGCCCGTACAGGAAGAAACCCGCAGACTGGCGAAGAAATACAAATTGCAGCTAGTAAAGTACCCGCTTTTAAAGCAGGTAAGGAATTAAAAGAAGCTGTAAAATAA
- a CDS encoding protein kinase domain-containing protein, which yields MVLNYRYEVKAVIGTGSYGIIYLCNDLKINGNIVIKQLRKSKRRRKEELKQFENEISILRMLNHKNIPKFHEKFSHEGNVYFVMDFIEGDNLEDHIFLNHITFNEKESLFFLDKLVGLVSYLHDHDIFHQDLRIPNILLKNNQPILIDFGLSKMINSANFTKESILQLKRQDFYDLGEILLYVLYTTYASKSKKTLPWTEELSLEKETVHLLKRLLSIQEPYSDIKEISMDLQAALKSKKLN from the coding sequence GTGGTTTTGAATTACCGTTACGAGGTGAAAGCTGTAATCGGAACAGGAAGCTACGGTATTATTTATCTTTGCAATGATTTGAAAATAAATGGAAATATAGTGATCAAGCAGCTCCGGAAAAGTAAACGCCGCAGAAAAGAAGAGCTGAAGCAGTTTGAAAATGAAATTTCCATATTACGAATGTTAAACCACAAAAACATCCCCAAATTTCACGAGAAATTTTCACATGAGGGAAATGTTTATTTTGTGATGGATTTCATAGAAGGAGATAATTTGGAAGACCATATTTTCTTGAATCATATAACATTCAATGAGAAGGAGTCTCTATTTTTTCTGGATAAGCTAGTCGGTTTAGTATCTTATCTACATGACCATGACATTTTCCATCAAGATTTACGTATACCAAATATTTTACTAAAGAACAATCAGCCCATTTTGATAGACTTTGGTTTGTCTAAAATGATCAATTCGGCCAATTTTACTAAAGAATCCATTTTGCAGCTGAAAAGGCAGGATTTTTACGACTTGGGGGAAATACTTCTATATGTACTTTATACGACGTACGCCTCCAAAAGTAAAAAGACTCTTCCTTGGACAGAAGAGCTTTCGTTAGAAAAAGAAACCGTGCATTTACTGAAAAGGTTATTAAGCATCCAAGAACCTTATTCAGATATTAAAGAAATCTCAATGGACCTGCAGGCTGCATTGAAGTCAAAGAAATTGAATTAG
- a CDS encoding flavin reductase family protein, with amino-acid sequence MDGRELRNCFGKFPTGVTIVSWFDGKVQKGITVNSFTSVSLDPPLALVSIHKEAKACTSMKDKSFTINILSDEQESIAWQFAGSKQDTIEIDWDNKGVSPKIIGSVAWMECKPWREYDAGDHVLFIGEIQELQFEDLEALTFYQGKMGSAKQLVK; translated from the coding sequence ATGGATGGGCGCGAGTTGAGAAATTGCTTTGGTAAATTCCCAACCGGAGTCACGATAGTGAGCTGGTTTGATGGGAAAGTTCAAAAGGGGATTACTGTGAATTCATTTACCTCGGTTTCCTTGGATCCCCCGCTTGCTTTAGTATCAATTCATAAAGAAGCAAAAGCCTGCACGAGCATGAAAGACAAATCTTTTACCATTAATATCTTGTCGGATGAACAGGAATCCATAGCATGGCAATTTGCAGGCAGTAAACAGGATACGATTGAAATTGACTGGGATAACAAGGGGGTTTCGCCAAAAATAATTGGAAGTGTTGCCTGGATGGAATGCAAACCATGGAGAGAGTATGATGCTGGTGATCATGTATTGTTCATCGGTGAGATCCAGGAGTTACAATTCGAAGATTTGGAAGCGCTTACTTTTTATCAAGGGAAAATGGGGTCTGCTAAACAACTTGTAAAATAA